The following proteins are encoded in a genomic region of Neoarius graeffei isolate fNeoGra1 chromosome 6, fNeoGra1.pri, whole genome shotgun sequence:
- the ompa gene encoding olfactory marker protein a, which yields MASDSEMELEFTEDLQLTEVMRLRVQSLQQRGQKRQDGERLLLPHEAVFRLDFTDQELTFSHWNVTLTGPGRLSVTGISQLWTPDLTNLMTRQLLEPTGQFWRTAGDPEDAPIKCLEADIQEFGERIAELAKVRKVMYFLFAFKEGVEKDGIKCSVVFKRNA from the coding sequence ATGGCCTCAGACAGCGAGATGGAGCTGGAGTTCACTGAGGACCTGCAGCTGACCGAGGTCATGCGGCTAAGGGTTCAGTCTCTGCAGCAGCGTGGGCAGAAGAGGCAAGATGGAGAGCGCTTGCTTCTGCCCCATGAGGCGGTGTTCCGGCTGGATTTCACTGATCAGGAACTCACCTTTTCTCACTGGAATGTGACCCTGACCGGGCCAGGCCGCCTTTCTGTTACAGGTATCTCACAGCTGTGGACACCTGACCTCACAAACCTGATGACGCGCCAGCTGCTGGAGCCCACGGGCCAGTTTTGGAGGACAGCTGGTGACCCCGAAGACGCACCCATTAAATGTCTGGAGGCCGACATCCAGGAGTTTGGAGAGAGGATCGCTGAGCTGGCCAAGGTCAGAAAGGTCATGTACTTCCTGTTCGCCTTCAAGGAGGGAGTGGAGAAGGACGGCATAAAGTGCTCGGTGGTGTTCAAGAGGAACGCATAG